The Megalops cyprinoides isolate fMegCyp1 chromosome 10, fMegCyp1.pri, whole genome shotgun sequence genome window below encodes:
- the rab5ab gene encoding RAB5A, member RAS oncogene family, b: MASRGGATRPNGPNAGNKICQFKLVLLGESAVGKSSLVLRFVKGQFHEFQESTIGAAFLTQTVCLDDTTVKFEIWDTAGQERYHSLAPMYYRGAQAAIVVYDITNEESFERAKNWVKELQRQASPNIVIALAGNKADLANKRAVDFQDAQSYADDNSLLFMETSAKTSMNVNEIFMEIAKRLPKNEPQAAGANSGRNRGVDLTETAQPTKGPCCSN, encoded by the exons ATGGCAAGTCGGGGTGGAGCTACAAGACCCAACGGACCAAATGCCGGCAACAAAATTTGCCAGTTCAAGCTGGTGCTCCTAGGGGAGTCTGCAGTGGGGAAGTCTAGCCTTGTTCTGCGCTTTGTGAAGGGCCAGTTCCATGAGTTCCAGGAGAGCACAATAGGAG CTGCCTTCCTCACTCAGACAGTGTGTCTGGATGACACGACAGTGAAGTTTGAGATCTGGGACACGGCAGGACAGGAGCGCTACCACAGCCTAGCACCCATGTACTACAGAGGTGCGCAGGCCGCTATTGTGgtgtatgacatcacaaatgAA GAGTCATTTGAACGAGCAAAAAACTGGGTAAAAGAACTTCAGAGACAAGCTAGCCCTAATATTGTAATAGCTTTGGCTGGGAACAAGGCTGATCTTGCTAACAAGAGAGCAGTTGACTTCCAG GATGCACAGTCATACGCAGATGACAACAGCTTGCTGTTTATGGAAACATCGGCGAAAACTTCAATGAATGTCAACGAAATATTCATGGAAATTg CAAAGAGATTGCCCAAGAATGAGCCTCAAGCAGCAGGAGCAAACAGCGGACGGAACAGGGGCGTGGACCTCACTGAAACAGCCCAGCCTACTAAGGGCCCCTGCTGTAGTAACTAA